A segment of the Salminus brasiliensis chromosome 1, fSalBra1.hap2, whole genome shotgun sequence genome:
CTTGTAAGTAATTATGCAAATACGCATATGAATAAAATAAGATCTTTATGAATACTGATGAACAATCACAGGGCACAACGCACCTTTATTTTTCCAATGCCATGCACAATTCGTTATTTACAACATTATCCTTAAGCTCTTGTACTGAACTGTCCACGCAAGCCCAACTCCTGACTGTTATGCTGTTGCTGACAAGTCCTGGTGTACCACTGTCCAGTACATTGTGGAGTGTCCcctgctgcagcaaagcagccctaaACCATAGCTGATACAGCTGATTcaggttcttgtgctcaaatgcaTGTCCTCccttactgtgtccaaataatttaaCTTTGAATCCATCTGttcaaagcacattgttccagatgtcctggtctcGGTCTTCTCTGGAAAACTTTACCATCAAGCTTGTGCAGTCTCTTtcctgtggtaaatgtatgttCTTCTACTGTGGCAGGAgctaattttacatttactgaggacattttaggattgttagaGACTTCTTTACACGTCTTGAGTTCTACTTTTGGGCTGACCAGCATCAGATGAATGTACATGCGAAAGGGGCTAATGTAGGGGAGATAAAGAGGACATGATTTCAGGAGTATCAATTTACTAGTATCTAGTAACTACTAGATACTAATTCAATTTAGGGACAATATTGGTGCAAAAATCTGTCTTTTgttatatattgagattttACATTAACATGGCTCCCCCAGTGAACATACGGCTGAACTAACAGTGACATAGCGCACATGACTGTCGTTGAATCTACCCTTTTTTATAGTTGAAAATGCAGACGCAGAAAAGACGACCTGCAAGTCACTGCAACCTCCCATGGCAAAAATAATGTATTCAACTTTAATGTTGTAAATTCATTACAATGTCAAAGTGTTTTCCATAATAACCTATTAAGAGTTCTGGCAATGCTACAACAGCAACATATACCTCTTATGGCAAAGATGACTCTGTTGGTAATATTCTGGATGTCTGTCACTAATTGTCAGAAAGCAGCCTACTAACTGGTGTTACCTTGTTCATTTGATATGGCTTCATTCAGATACCGGCATTCAAGATGGATAGAGGGctccaggctttttttccccaagCCAAAATTCCGAAGAGTTGAGAGTGCAAACCTCCTCTGCTGCTTCCATGTATATCCATTGGAGGCAACAACGCCTgtttgtcaaataaaaaaaggtttttaggCCTTATGCTCATTTCTGGACTCATCAAACACTACATTCCAAAAGGAAAACAGGATGGCAAGGTGTGGGCTACATAATCTGCTTATAGCGTTCCAAAATAGAAAAAACTTCACCCAGCTCCACAGTCCTACCTCGGTCACCAACAGTGTCACGAAGCATGGGGACACTTGGGCGATCAGCATAGTCACTTCCTTGGTCAACATACACCTTTTTCATCAACTTATATCCATTCAGCACAACAAGCCTTGGTCCAAAAATCTGAATGTTGAAAACGTTTCCGTATTTTTCTGCACACTGAAAAGATACAGAACTATAAACTATGCACCAACGAAATAAAAACAACGTATTCACATAAACAATAAAACCGTGTTTATTTACTGCGCTCTGCAGGGTCACAGTcttttgtttattacattttgaaaaaaagtaaacaaacataATTGTCGGTCCACAAGGTGATCTCATACTGCAAATGAGTTTTCATTACTTAttaaacatattaatattaacatgaacatattattttgcattattgaAGCAATACTggaaatatgacagttattcaAGTATAATAATATGAAGGATTTCTTAATCAATACCAGCTCCCGGTAAAAGAAATGAGAATATTGTGGTATGCAAATATTATTGGTGCCGTTTTGTTCCCCAAACTGATTAATTCATTCAATCATAATATTACacttcatgtttttgttttttttttgatgacaAACCAAACTTGGATGTGCTGATGTTCTTTTCTCTGAGAATTTGtattaaatatagatataacattaaaaaaaattaaataaataaataaataaataataaaaaaaaaactttctggTCAGTCCAAGCTGGTTAGGTTGATTGACAGTCAGCTCTTGACCACCATAAAGTCTTAGGGTAAATTTGAGATTGTTGGCAATCTGCTCTACGAGCATGACCAACCTGGCCAAACTaatccaccagcatgaccagcttgccAGCTGTGTGTTATCAGCTGACCATCCATACCCCTACCGCCCCTGTAGTCTGACTGTCAACAGTTGCGGCGCAATGCATCATGggcattgttgtttttttgtgacgGTAACGCAAGAGCCCAGTAAGTCGAGCCCACTTGAAAACCACACGAACAGAGGCAACACAGCTGTTttcccaatatgcaaatagctGCTCACCTGTCTGACCCTAAACGTGAGGGGTGTCTAGCTCGCACGCTAAATGACGCTGCAGTGTGTAGAGCACGCAGCTGACGGTAGGGCTATCCTGGTCGCAGAGTGCCGCATGTGCTTACCTCTTCCAGCTGGATATGAAACTTCTGCATACTGAACATATGAATGTTCCCTATAAACGGCAGAGACCGCGGTCCGGGAGGGAAGTTTTTCGGTGCTTTATTTCTCACATAATCCAAGaggagcaaaaacacacacgagAACAGCAGAGCACTCTTGATGTCGAGCCACTCGTGTAGGTATAAGAGCTGACCGAACGTCATGCTGGATTAAACTAAGGGTCCGTCTGCTGAAGTCTGCACAAGCTGTCTCCCGATTGCCCGACCCTTTCCAGTGACCCCGCGAGACTACAAGACACGCCTGTTGAGAAACACGCTCACCCAACAAATCGCTGTCCACTCTTTGCTGCCATCTAGCGTCTGTTTGTGGTGTGACATACAGTCTGCACAGCCGTGGGACTGATACCCTGCTCTATTTCTGCTTGTTGTCCTGGCCTTTAACCCTGTCGAAATCTGTGGACTGTGGTTAATAATCACATCTGACCAAATCTAAAATAAAGTGTGCTGTAGAGTTTTTCAGAAAATCATTTTGTTATAAGGCATAAATGAAGGCCAAAGAAATAGAATTACCAGAAGGTCCTTTGTGTTCTCCCATGTAGGAAATGTTTTCTGTCATctttgaagagaaaaaaaacatttagcttTTAAAATAGACTGGGAAGGatcatttttctatttttcaaagtaaaaaaaaaaaaagaagcaagcGAGCATGCAACACGTAAAATTAAATGTGACTGGCTCATTCAGAGACTTATAtaagcatacacacatacacacacacacacactcaggcacAGCACACATTCTGACCACCAGGATCGTCCCAAACTCCAGCCATGGTCTTGCAcaacttgttggaatcctttgATTTGAAGTGCTGGCTGATCTTCTTTTTTCTGTTCCTTCTGCTTGTTGATATCATCAGGAATAAGAATCCACCAAATTTCCCACCAGGTCCCTGGCGCCCACCTTTCGTAGGAAATATCTTCACTGGAGCTGACCTCAAAACCATTGACAAGGCGAGAGAatcctatatatacacacacacatattgcaTATTATTGATTCACAGTCCATTTTCAACTGCCTAGGAACAGTTTAACATGTAGTTTCACTTCTGTGATTGAGATTTTACTGTATATTGTTTAGATTTTGATTAAGCTGTTTACAATTCAAACACAGTCATTTCTATTGTGTTTCAGCTTCACAAACAGTATGGGGATGTCTTCAGTGTGAGATGGGGCAGTAGCaaaactgtgtttatttgtggATACAAAATGGTGAAGGAGGCTCTCGTCACTCAGTTGGACAGCTTTGCTGAGCGTCCGGTTATCCCCCTGTTTGATAAAGTGTACAAGGGACGTGGTAAGTGCAAATGACCCTCACCAGCTTCTGCTTAAGAGACACTGAGCTGGGTTCAGGATGCAAAAGCATCTTGGCACAAAGAGGAATCTTCAAAgatacactctcaaaaatacaGACACATAAAGACTTTTTGGAGCAATGCTATAGAAGCCTTTAAAAACTTCTCacatttcttttacaaacataATTCTtgaaggaaccaaaagtgtttcttgTTTGACATCACTCAAAGTGCCCTCTGTTGCatctttcatttttaagagtgtacagtcAGCATTGCACTTAAGACTTTTTCAACCAGCAGAGATGATCTTAGCGCTTAAATGTTTTTGGGTCCCAGTCTGTACCTCTCCAGCATTAGCGCAATGTCATTTAGTGCATTGGTGCAAATGTACAATCCACTCaaggcaaaaatggttctacacATTACTGAAAAGGGGGATATAGTACTTCTACATTTTCCAGGAAGGAGATATAGGTAGCATATATGACCTATATATTGTCTGAAATTCTTCTAGTAATAGACCTTGCAGTTAGTTTCCATGGTTATATTGGGTTGCACTTCCTCTGCTGTGCTGAAAAGGTGTGTCTCTGAGTAATGGATACATTTGGAAGATGCAGAGAAAGTTTGTCATCACTCAACTGCGCTATTTTGGTGAGGCAAAGAAGACCCTTGAGCTGAGCATCCACCAGGAGAGTGTCTTCCTGTGTGAAGCTTTTAAAGAAGAAAAGGGTGAGTGATCAGAATAAGCTCTATCAGTTAAAGCAGTGCTGGTTGAACAAGGTTCTGTAACTGATGGTGATGTGTTTTCACTCTTCAACATAAAGGTCCTTTCAACCCTCAGTTCTACCTCAGCACTGCTGTTGCAAACATCATCTCTGCTCTAATGTTTGGGCATCGCTTTGACTACCATGATGAACGCTTTCGCAATATCCAGCGCTTGCTTGTTGAAGCTGTCTCACTGGCAGGCTCTTCTCAGGCTAATGTTAGTAATGCAGACAGGTTTTTGGAGAAAAAAGAATGCGCAATTCATAAGGTTGCATGGCACCCACATAAGTCTTTCATGACTGGCATAGACCTACATAAACAAATCCTGGCTAGCAGACAAAAACTATGTAGCGGCAAAATGGCAACttaacaggagaaggaaaaaacgcAAGGAGGCCACTTCCCATGAGCTACCCACTTCCCGTGAGCTACCATGGAAGTACCTACGGCACCTTGGCTGGAAGTTAGCTGACAGACCAATCAAAGCAGGGATACAATAGGTGCGGCTCCTGAATTTGCCATTCTTGGAGCATGCTTTTCCCCAGTGAAGTACCAGAAAAAACTCCACAGCCTGGCATGCTTGGGGTTCAGCTAGGCCCCAGCTCCTCCAGGGGCTCAGGTGGGAAGGTGCAGAAGCGACAAGGCGTTGAGAGTCACAATTGTAAATCTTGAAAATTGAAGCGTGTGAATTCTGTCTCAGAATTCTGAAttctgagggggggggggggggtgtctggaCGAATATGGTGGGTTACCAGTGGCTGGGAGAGGCACAGCTTATCTGTGCTGCCAGTGTGCAGTTTGGAAAAACCTGGCACCAGAATGCAGTGGGAGAAAGGGTTGTCCCAGTATTGTTTTAGCTAGGGTTGCCACTtttcagaaatgaaaaaaaggggAGCCCACCATGGCTCTTCTCGGCCATGACCATGGACTGCTGTGGGGGCGGGGCACTCGCAGCAGTGGTATGTTTTATTTTGTGCCAGTGTTGAGTGGTGAGCAAGAAAGCAATTAGTCATACTTAAGGCTTGAACACAACTCCCTGTCTTTCAAAGTGCTGTTGTAAAGAGTGATCAGGAGCTTATTTCTCATAAGCTCCATGGAGCACCTCTTCCTGCAGTCACTCCATTTGTTGGCCATTCTGGAAAATATCCTTTCCTATCCAGTAGATGCTGGGATGTTCAGGATGAGGCTGATGATACCCAGGATAATGATGATACCCATCTACTTGAAAGAGAGCCACCTACCTGGCAGCCACACCTTTGGACTTCCATTCATCTTCAGCGTCTCCTTAGAGCTTCTTCAGAATGAGTTTTGCTGTGGAGCATGTATCATGAAGTTCATCCATGTTGACTTTTGCAGTgagaaatgcagtaaaatctGCCCTTGCCATGTCTGCATTTTTTGTATCACTCATGTCACATTTTCGCTTTTGAGGACGTGGAGTATTGGGTGAAGTGGACATTTTTTaaaggtgtgtgttttgtgagcAGCGCCAGAGCAGACACATGTGTCTATGTGTATTGGACATTCATAGAAATACGGAAAACAaatcatttaacatttaattgcCAAATAAAGGACGATTCTGTATTTTACAGGATGGGTGACAACCCTAGTTTGAGCTCTTTTATGCATGTGCACAGGGAGAGACTGCTTGGTGGACTGCTTTAATTGAGCAGGGAGCCTTTATGCGTCAAAAAAAACCTTTGCCTTCTGTTGGGTTTTCTTTGGTAGTGGGCTAGGCAATGTGGAGCCTTTCACCTGTCCGTCTACAGGCCTCAACAAGGTCGGATATTATAGAAGTGATAGGAGATAGCAGGAGGTGAGTTGGCTTAAACACGTGCTTTTACACCTGCTAGGTCTTCACCGAAGAGAGTGTGAATGACGAATTAGGGAGCTGCACCTGTTAATATAGGGGGCAGGTGTTCCCGTATCACTGCTGTGATTGGTCTGTCAGCTGGCACATTTTTGAGCAATTCTATTGGTTCATTATAAAATATAGACACAATGTAAACTGTGTGTGaaaaattacaaatatatagGGTTTAATGTTACAGTGATGATCGTTGATCATAACCTGTGAAATGACATCAGAATAGAAATAAGCCTTTATGACTTAGGAATTGTGCCCTGCAGTCTTACAGTGTTTTTTCTCTGTAATTGGCATTAACATGAATTAATCCTCCATTACCCATATTGTTCACTacttgatttttgtttttttccggCAGCTGTACAATAGCTTCCCTTCACTCTTTGATTATTTCCGTGGGCCACATCAGAAGGTGTTTGCAGACTATTTTGCGATCCTTGACTTTGTGAAAGATGAGATCAGAAAGCACATGGAGAATTTGGATCCATCAGACCTGCGGGACTACATAGATGCTTACCTGGTAGAGATTGAAAAGGTCTGTGTAAGATGTGCAAAAATGTGCAAATTCAGTGGATCAGTGGATCTTCAGCTTTTAGTAAAGACTCGAATACAGCCATACACAGCATGCAAcgcttctgtgttctgtgtttaacTCCTTTTAGAAAAAGAGCGACCCTAAAGCTGGCTTTGATCTGGAAACATTAGCTTGTGCCACAATGGACCTGTTTGAGGCTGGGACAGAAACGTTAGCCACTATACTGCGCTGGGCTCTGCTTTTCCTGATGAAATTTCCAGAGATACAGAGTAAGTATCAAGAACCATTGAATGTGTGAATTATGTTTCCTGTTTTCTAATGAACGCAAACTTAGAAgtcattaataattattatgagGATTGGTGTTAGCAAGGATGCTATAATGGGTTACAACAATTCTaagggcccagtgtaatatcttttcattggGGCCTCAAAATTCCTGGCAGTGCCCCTGGATGTTAGTGTCATGGTTTGAAGCTTCACATTTAGATTCATAGCATTTGGCTGATACTCTTACCCAGAGTGATTTAcgtttgaatcatgttacaggTAGACAAATGTAGTGTTAGatgtcttattggtgtagcgttGTGGGCTGCTCAGGAACATATCCTACTCGGCCATAGGGAGGcgttgttatccactatgctacATCAACCACATGACCTGGTAAATGAGGTTTGCTTTGAAGGAGAAttccattaaaatgtaaaaatattctaCACAGCTGAATCATTAACTTACAACGGAATCAAAAGTTTCTAAATGTTTGCTCTAATAAGCCTTTCATTTTAATAGAACCtttacactgtatatttaatcaCTGCATTGAGAGTTATATTTACTCAtaacattatgtatatatatatatatccattgaaagtttttttttatgtggaatcaaaagtggttattcTTTCGTCAGTTTAAAGAACTTCACTGACATTTTTACAAGGGTAAAATAAGAGTTGGTATCTATTCAGAAAAGGTGCAGGCAGAGATTGACAGTGTGATTGGAAAGTTGCGTCAACCCAGCCTGGCTGACAGATCCAACATGCCTTACACTGAAGCGGTCCTCCATGAGACACAGAGGATGGCCAATATTCTCCCCTTGGGATTTCCCAAAAAAGCCTGTAAAGATACAACACTGGGAGGATTCGTCATACCGAAGGTTTGACATTAACCAATGGTGCTTTTTCAAGGAGAATAAATGACACTAAATTGCATGTTGTACAAGTCGAGGACATTTTATAAAACTGTCTCTCATCATTAGGGCACACCTATAACCACAAACCTGTCATCTGTGCTCAGTGACAAAAACGAGTGGGAGGCACCAGACACCTTCAACCCAGGACACTTCCTTGATAAACAAGGACAATTCCGCAAGAGAGACGCCTCCATGCCTTTTTCAGCAGGTGAAACAAATAGACTCAGACAACCCTGGGCTGTTCAGACATGCAAGGGGTACTATGATGTACATGCCCATTACTGTTTTATATTAAGCATCAtactttctatctatctatctatctatctatctatctatctatctatctatctgtctgtctgtctgtctgtctatctatctatctatctatctatctatctgtctatctgtctgtctgtctgtctgtctatctttccgATAAATGAATAACAATGAGGTAAATAGCTAATATACACTGTGTCACTACAGTGCAGGAATTGCGGCCTACTGCAGGGATTTTCTAGTTTTGTATAATAAGAAAAAGTTGTAAGGTCTTTACAAGAGTTccctttaaaatatattttattgtgttatcatcaataatgtaaaaaagatgctaattatgtttattaagctatatatatatatatatatatatatatatatatatatatatatatttttttttttttttttttttttttccaatgtatatatatgtatataatgtatatatatactacatatcTTTTCCATTCTATTTTACAATGCATAGGGCCTTGGAGTTGGTGCTTGTAAATCTTTTGAAAAATGTTAGCAGACAATTAACAAtatttatactgtattatcCTCTGCATACATGTTTGTCTTCCATTTAAAAAAGTAAGGTTTTAACACTTAGTTACACTAAACATACTTTATGTTTCTAGATACCTGCTGATATGAAGTAGATAGTTTATCCTCCCCTCTTTCTGAAGGCTTTTTTTTCAAGATGGAACCTCGCTTTGACGATTTGAGTGCATacacaagaacattagtgaggtcaggtactaagGTTAAATGATTAGTTTTGGATCACAGTGCTATACCAACTCACCCCAAATGTTTTAAAAGAAGCCCCATCACTCTAAAATACAGACCAAGATGATTCTTGACATTGGCCACAATGACCCTGGGCTCCAGAGCGTCCCGTTCTGTTTACAGTGAGATTATAGAAGCTTTGTGTGTGATTCAGTAATGGGTTTATAATAAAGTAGCTGAAGACGGAGTGTTTgttttagacatatagtgtatgtgtaattGTGGGTGGTTCGCATAATCATCTTACAATGCCATGCATGTTGTCCTGATGCACTGATATTCCTGTTCTGCAGGAAAAAGGGTGTGTCTAGGAGAGACCCTGGCACGTAAGGAGCTCTTCTTGTTCATGACCTTCCTGCTGCAGCGCTTCACTTTCTCCCCGGGCCCTGGAGAGGAGCTGAGCCTGAAGGGCCAACtgggcttcacacacacacccatacctTATCGTATGTGTGTGATTCCACGCTGAAAACCGGAGGATGGAGGGAGATGATACTCTGAAATTTGAGAATGTGGTACAGGCAAACATTAGTTAACAATAAATATGCTAATATTCTAAAAGACCTAGAATTATTAGACTTATATCAGAttgaatatatatttgaaatGCAAAAAACTTAACTAATGTTTTAACATCATTGCATTCACAAATGCATTCTCATGTAATATTTTGTAAGTAtccttttttactgttttcttACCCCCATTTGTCCTGCTACTGTTTTGTCCATTGTTCCACCTTCCTGTCACACCTGTGTGTAGTTCGTAATCACATCCCTTCAATGTTTCCTTCACGTGTGTCTTGACTTTGTATTGAGTGTATTTATTCCTGTTgtgcttgttttatttttgcttgGCTTTCAATATTGATTATGTTTATGTGCTGATTTTGTACTTTTACTGGCATCATGCTTCATGTCatctgaaaggagatgatttggcctTATAGGCTCCTAAGTTTATTTACTGGTCTTGGAAAATGAGTATATGTtctacagtgcatccggaaagtattcacagcgcttcactttttccacattttgttaggttacagccttattccaaattgtattaaattaatctctttcctcaaaattctacacaaaataccccattatgaccatgtgaaaaaagttttcttgagagttctgaaaatttattaaaattaaaaaacaaagaaatcatatttacataagtattcacagcctttgcttaatactttgtagaaccacccttggcagcaactacagcctcaagtctttttgaatatg
Coding sequences within it:
- the LOC140557430 gene encoding cytochrome P450 2J2-like codes for the protein MVLHNLLESFDLKCWLIFFFLFLLLVDIIRNKNPPNFPPGPWRPPFVGNIFTGADLKTIDKLHKQYGDVFSVRWGSSKTVFICGYKMVKEALVTQLDSFAERPVIPLFDKVYKGRGVSLSNGYIWKMQRKFVITQLRYFGEAKKTLELSIHQESVFLCEAFKEEKGPFNPQFYLSTAVANIISALMFGHRFDYHDERFRNIQRLLVEAVSLAGSSQANLYNSFPSLFDYFRGPHQKVFADYFAILDFVKDEIRKHMENLDPSDLRDYIDAYLVEIEKKKSDPKAGFDLETLACATMDLFEAGTETLATILRWALLFLMKFPEIQKKVQAEIDSVIGKLRQPSLADRSNMPYTEAVLHETQRMANILPLGFPKKACKDTTLGGFVIPKGTPITTNLSSVLSDKNEWEAPDTFNPGHFLDKQGQFRKRDASMPFSAGKRVCLGETLARKELFLFMTFLLQRFTFSPGPGEELSLKGQLGFTHTPIPYRMCVIPR